In Sphingomonas phyllosphaerae, one DNA window encodes the following:
- a CDS encoding IS6 family transposase: MPRPRKSASPFRYFNSSPEVIRLAVLMYVRFPLSLRNGEDLLFERGIDICHETVRLWWNRFGPLFAGDIRRQRVSRMRGFRHWRWHLDEMYVKLNGEMVYLWRAVDHEGEVLESYVTRARDKAAALAFMKKALKRHGSPEAITTDGLRSYGAAMNELGNAEKQEVGRWANNRVENSHLPFRRRERAMQRFRQMKTLQKFASIHANVYNYFSLERHLIDRQTYRERRSAALAEWQALVS, encoded by the coding sequence ATGCCCCGCCCGCGTAAGTCCGCCTCGCCGTTCCGCTACTTCAACTCGTCGCCTGAGGTGATCCGGCTGGCGGTGTTAATGTACGTTCGGTTTCCGCTGAGCCTGCGGAACGGCGAGGATCTGCTGTTCGAGCGCGGGATCGACATCTGTCATGAGACGGTGCGGCTGTGGTGGAACAGGTTTGGTCCGCTGTTCGCCGGTGACATCCGCCGCCAGCGGGTGAGCCGAATGCGCGGCTTTCGTCACTGGCGCTGGCACCTGGACGAGATGTACGTGAAGCTGAATGGCGAGATGGTCTACCTGTGGCGAGCGGTCGACCATGAAGGCGAGGTGCTGGAAAGCTATGTCACCCGGGCCCGCGACAAGGCAGCCGCACTTGCGTTCATGAAGAAGGCGCTGAAGCGCCACGGCTCACCGGAGGCGATCACCACCGATGGTCTACGCAGCTATGGTGCTGCGATGAACGAGCTAGGCAATGCCGAGAAGCAGGAGGTTGGCCGCTGGGCGAACAACCGGGTCGAGAACAGCCATTTGCCATTCCGACGACGAGAGCGGGCGATGCAGCGCTTCCGCCAGATGAAGACGCTGCAGAAGTTTGCCTCGATCCACGCTAACGTTTACAATTACTTCAGCCTGGAACGCCACCTTATCGATCGACAGACCTACCGGGAACGACGCTCCGCCGCGCTGGCGGAGTGGCAGGCGCTTGTCAGCTGA
- a CDS encoding glycoside hydrolase family 127 protein, which translates to MEDEDSHTIWRAEFGEMAQGGDNHGGQASGADIGRRHVLLGLASGLGLPLASGSKAQAEAFAGLVNLAKVAQASGGFVSGDTTFEALNNGAEPANSSDTARGVYGTWPLTDRQWVVYDWSLPVTTDSIDVYWWRDNQGIAAPRSVRLLYWNGYDFVPVRNVRGGGIALDRYNRMTFDRVTTDRLRLEFVGDGSKSVGILQWKVYNAGPVPAFAPVVGAGIDRTVVVGGQTYLAGKADWLQRQPGDTVRWSQVSGPGKVVFADARAPTTRAMVTQPGDYVLRLAATGQGKQAAATVALRAAAAPPAKRLDVVYTTPYAIHSPLWNARAKALIVNWIPHCIAYCERTDLTDGQGGIDNFVEAGKALRGEAHAPHKGYVFSNAWVHQTVESMCIALMVDAQGDAEIAQAQAKMRATLERWIPIILAAQEPDGYLHTAYTLADRRHWPERWSPEHRADHEGYVAGYFIESAINHHTLTGGRDLRLYDAAKKLADCWVAHIGPGKKAWFDGHQEMEQALVRFGRFVNDVEGHARGDAYIKLARFLLDSREGGAEYDQSHLPPEQQYEAVGHAVRAVYFYSGMADIAAETGDRDYQSAVMSLWDNMVNRKYYVTGGVGSGDTSEGFGGNYALRNNAYCESCSSCGLIFFQYKLNLSYHDAKYADLYEETMYNALLGATDLAGTSFCYTNPLVDTERARWHTCPCCVGNIPRTLLMMPTWTYVKGDDGLYVNLFVGSRIQVGEVAGTPVEMVQETDYPWKGAVVITVNPQETRRFALRIRVPQRTTSALYRAEPAVGGLVRLAVNGEAVTPRIEKGYAVITREWRKGDKVELGLPLAVQRVTADERIEATRGKVALRYGPLVYNVERADQPRIDLPIGSEALVPEWRGDLLGGVVAIRGRWADGSPLTAIPNFARMNRTGGPIHEFPGRSGVEYAPGSANAGGRQQAQPAMETATVRRADSGPVSQVWIVDRHTVVG; encoded by the coding sequence ATGGAAGATGAAGATAGTCATACAATATGGCGAGCGGAGTTCGGTGAGATGGCGCAAGGCGGCGATAACCATGGTGGGCAGGCGTCCGGAGCCGACATTGGCCGGCGGCATGTGCTGCTGGGACTCGCGAGCGGCCTGGGTCTGCCGCTCGCTTCCGGTTCGAAGGCGCAGGCCGAAGCCTTCGCTGGGCTGGTGAACCTGGCGAAGGTCGCGCAGGCCAGCGGCGGCTTCGTCTCTGGTGACACCACCTTCGAAGCGCTGAACAACGGCGCCGAACCGGCGAATTCATCTGACACCGCGCGTGGGGTGTACGGCACCTGGCCGCTTACGGATCGGCAGTGGGTGGTCTACGACTGGAGCCTACCGGTCACGACCGACAGCATCGACGTCTACTGGTGGCGGGACAACCAGGGCATCGCTGCCCCTAGGTCGGTTCGCCTGCTCTACTGGAACGGGTACGACTTCGTACCGGTGCGCAACGTGCGCGGCGGCGGCATCGCGCTGGACCGCTACAACCGCATGACGTTCGACAGGGTGACGACCGACAGGTTGAGGCTAGAGTTCGTCGGCGACGGCAGCAAATCGGTCGGCATTTTGCAGTGGAAGGTCTATAACGCCGGGCCCGTGCCCGCCTTCGCGCCGGTGGTCGGGGCGGGAATCGACCGGACGGTGGTGGTCGGCGGGCAGACGTATCTCGCCGGAAAGGCCGACTGGCTTCAGCGCCAGCCCGGCGACACCGTCCGCTGGTCGCAGGTGAGCGGACCGGGCAAGGTGGTGTTCGCGGATGCCCGCGCACCCACGACCCGCGCGATGGTGACCCAGCCGGGCGATTACGTGCTGCGGCTGGCGGCGACGGGGCAGGGCAAGCAGGCTGCCGCGACGGTGGCGCTGCGCGCCGCGGCGGCGCCGCCGGCCAAGCGGCTCGATGTCGTCTATACCACGCCCTATGCGATCCACAGTCCGCTATGGAATGCGCGTGCCAAGGCGTTGATCGTCAACTGGATCCCGCATTGCATCGCTTATTGCGAACGCACCGACCTGACCGACGGACAGGGCGGGATCGACAATTTCGTCGAGGCGGGCAAGGCGCTGCGCGGCGAGGCCCATGCACCGCACAAGGGCTATGTCTTCTCCAATGCCTGGGTGCACCAGACGGTGGAATCGATGTGCATCGCGCTGATGGTCGATGCGCAGGGCGACGCCGAGATCGCGCAGGCGCAGGCGAAAATGCGCGCGACGCTGGAGCGGTGGATCCCGATCATCCTCGCCGCGCAGGAGCCGGACGGCTATCTGCACACCGCCTATACGCTGGCCGATCGCCGGCATTGGCCGGAGCGCTGGTCGCCGGAGCATCGCGCCGACCATGAAGGCTATGTCGCGGGCTATTTCATCGAATCGGCGATCAATCATCACACGCTGACCGGCGGGCGCGACCTGCGGCTGTACGACGCCGCCAAGAAGCTGGCGGATTGCTGGGTCGCGCATATCGGGCCGGGCAAGAAGGCGTGGTTCGACGGCCACCAGGAGATGGAGCAGGCGCTGGTACGCTTCGGGCGCTTCGTCAACGATGTCGAAGGCCATGCGCGCGGCGACGCCTATATCAAGCTGGCGCGCTTCCTGCTCGATTCCCGCGAGGGCGGGGCGGAATACGACCAGAGCCATTTGCCGCCCGAGCAGCAATATGAAGCGGTCGGCCATGCGGTGCGCGCGGTCTATTTCTATTCGGGGATGGCGGACATCGCCGCCGAAACCGGCGATCGCGATTACCAGAGCGCAGTAATGTCGCTCTGGGACAATATGGTGAACCGCAAATATTACGTCACCGGCGGGGTCGGGAGCGGCGACACCTCCGAAGGGTTCGGTGGCAATTACGCGCTGCGCAACAATGCCTATTGCGAATCCTGCTCGAGCTGTGGGCTGATCTTCTTTCAGTACAAGCTCAACCTGTCGTACCACGACGCGAAATACGCCGATTTGTACGAGGAGACGATGTACAACGCGCTGCTCGGCGCGACCGATCTGGCCGGCACCAGCTTCTGCTATACCAACCCGCTGGTCGATACCGAGCGCGCGCGCTGGCACACCTGCCCATGCTGCGTCGGCAACATCCCGCGCACGCTGCTGATGATGCCGACCTGGACCTATGTGAAGGGCGACGACGGGCTGTACGTCAACCTGTTCGTCGGCAGCCGCATCCAGGTCGGCGAGGTGGCGGGGACGCCCGTCGAGATGGTGCAGGAAACCGACTATCCGTGGAAGGGTGCGGTGGTGATCACCGTCAACCCGCAGGAAACGCGCCGCTTCGCGCTGCGCATCCGGGTGCCGCAGCGCACGACCAGCGCGCTGTATCGCGCCGAGCCGGCGGTCGGCGGGCTGGTACGGCTGGCGGTGAACGGCGAAGCGGTGACGCCGCGGATCGAGAAGGGCTATGCGGTGATCACGCGCGAATGGCGCAAGGGCGACAAGGTCGAGCTGGGGCTGCCGCTGGCGGTGCAGCGCGTCACCGCCGACGAGCGGATCGAGGCGACGCGCGGCAAGGTAGCGCTCCGGTATGGGCCACTGGTCTATAATGTCGAGCGGGCCGACCAGCCACGGATCGACCTGCCGATCGGCAGCGAGGCGCTGGTGCCGGAATGGCGCGGCGACCTGCTGGGCGGCGTGGTCGCGATCCGCGGGCGCTGGGCGGACGGTTCGCCGCTGACCGCGATCCCGAACTTCGCGCGGATGAACCGCACGGGCGGGCCGATCCACGAATTCCCCGGTCGCTCCGGCGTGGAGTATGCGCCGGGCAGCGCCAACGCGGGTGGGAGGCAGCAGGCGCAGCCGGCCATGGAGACCGCCACGGTACGCCGTGCCGATTCCGGGCCCGTGTCGCAGGTGTGGATAGTCGATAGGCATACCGTGGTGGGCTGA
- a CDS encoding DUF6055 domain-containing protein, which translates to MKIFKQMGATAMIALLVGCGDAGDDRSSPSATADLQSYTMAPAQSTTLACQSRSSRQPWGRVDLRIWTPRATQEAEHPLETPGTVTGAPFSARLVQAYGEDYGEARQTVILELADGCRRQFRAESFIDADRALINAEQARRPSAPDRTDYPVKYRDGETSPELIAAGTLAVHTTQHFAIWYGKRTDGEFYRTIADQGRPMDQVLRETGEWLEKQWLINRDVVQAPMPYAAGTGRHKLDVFLCGTGRPLPGYDDLEGCGASAAETMGVSAWAVAKGSNVLTHEFGHMIQYYTGGFRDKGDAGMIWETGAEWNAFTVNPAFNASSADYLNQLENGFLFSPARYGANPIMTYLYEKDATRPLVLGTWLRNLRNAAGATHEDYLPAFVRLAKEAGIYPNGYASFADDAGWYGARLVAMDFLNQRAMLDQLRATRTTTWLAHFYTPLASVATSTDATLFTPPAQRPLLQWGTHIVPLTSSGQQVKVTLTGGTTANQAAWRFTLVAVDANGASTYAPLTSVVGKAAGRVTMLPPSGSKLYLAVTATPYAYETLGWQENGQPVRGTRFPYRVKIEGATPRTGSAEACDPTTQPGAWTTNYTLSGNKDSGRPCA; encoded by the coding sequence ATGAAGATCTTCAAACAAATGGGCGCTACGGCGATGATCGCATTGCTAGTGGGCTGCGGCGATGCCGGAGACGATCGGTCGTCGCCAAGTGCGACGGCCGACCTACAGTCGTACACCATGGCGCCGGCGCAATCGACCACGCTGGCATGCCAGAGCCGCTCCAGCCGTCAACCTTGGGGACGCGTGGACCTGCGAATCTGGACGCCGCGCGCGACACAGGAGGCGGAGCACCCGCTCGAAACTCCTGGTACCGTGACCGGCGCTCCGTTTTCCGCGCGCCTCGTGCAGGCATACGGCGAGGACTACGGCGAGGCGAGGCAGACAGTCATTCTCGAGTTGGCGGACGGATGCCGCCGCCAGTTCCGCGCGGAGTCCTTCATCGATGCAGATCGTGCGTTGATCAACGCCGAACAGGCCCGTCGACCTTCCGCACCGGACAGGACGGACTATCCCGTCAAATATCGCGATGGTGAGACTTCGCCGGAGTTGATCGCGGCCGGCACGCTGGCGGTCCACACCACGCAGCACTTCGCGATCTGGTACGGCAAGCGGACCGACGGCGAGTTCTACCGCACGATTGCCGATCAGGGCCGTCCGATGGATCAAGTGCTTCGCGAGACCGGCGAATGGCTTGAGAAGCAGTGGCTCATCAACCGGGACGTCGTGCAGGCGCCGATGCCGTACGCCGCCGGTACGGGACGCCACAAGCTTGACGTCTTCCTCTGCGGGACCGGGCGCCCGCTACCCGGCTACGACGATCTCGAAGGGTGCGGCGCGAGCGCCGCGGAGACGATGGGCGTCTCGGCGTGGGCGGTGGCCAAGGGGTCGAACGTGCTGACGCACGAGTTCGGCCACATGATCCAGTACTACACCGGCGGTTTCCGGGACAAGGGCGACGCCGGGATGATCTGGGAGACCGGCGCCGAGTGGAACGCGTTCACCGTCAACCCGGCCTTCAACGCATCCTCCGCGGATTACCTCAACCAGCTCGAAAACGGGTTCCTGTTCTCACCGGCACGGTACGGCGCCAACCCGATCATGACCTACCTGTACGAGAAGGATGCCACGCGGCCGCTCGTGCTCGGCACGTGGCTCCGCAACCTCCGCAATGCCGCCGGGGCGACCCACGAGGACTACCTGCCCGCGTTTGTGCGCCTGGCCAAGGAGGCCGGCATCTATCCGAACGGCTACGCCTCGTTTGCCGACGATGCCGGTTGGTACGGGGCGCGATTGGTGGCCATGGACTTCCTCAATCAGAGGGCGATGCTCGACCAGCTGCGCGCCACCCGCACCACGACTTGGCTGGCACACTTCTACACTCCGCTCGCGTCCGTCGCGACGTCCACCGACGCCACTCTCTTCACGCCGCCCGCACAGCGACCGCTGCTGCAGTGGGGCACCCACATCGTGCCGCTGACCTCTTCGGGGCAGCAGGTGAAGGTAACGCTCACCGGTGGTACCACCGCCAACCAGGCGGCGTGGCGCTTCACCCTCGTCGCGGTCGATGCGAACGGCGCTTCCACCTACGCTCCGCTGACTTCAGTCGTCGGCAAGGCCGCCGGTAGGGTCACCATGCTGCCGCCCTCAGGATCGAAGCTGTATCTCGCGGTGACGGCGACGCCGTACGCATACGAGACGCTGGGCTGGCAGGAGAATGGCCAGCCGGTTCGCGGCACCCGTTTCCCGTACCGTGTCAAGATCGAGGGCGCCACGCCCCGCACAGGCTCGGCGGAGGCGTGCGACCCGACGACGCAGCCGGGCGCCTGGACGACCAACTACACTCTGTCCGGCAACAAGGACAGCGGACGGCCGTGCGCCTGA
- a CDS encoding PEPxxWA-CTERM sorting domain-containing protein: MPLISMLAVALIAIAPLDAAAAAMPISITGTFDGTFDGRSFTGSSLTFVGTAEDDAPEDVFDEFHYRLASLSVTMNGTEHRVTEAAMFFFAPLSRLAGIVDPDATKGLVRFDYSAGNRFHSDGQTQPFMTSGGYLLLSAGTNIALTGASVAAVPEPGSWALMMLGFATICFAQRRRGRSSSTDRAIATAQLHRSTTRWVA; the protein is encoded by the coding sequence ATGCCACTAATCAGTATGCTTGCGGTTGCGCTGATCGCGATCGCACCACTCGACGCCGCCGCAGCCGCGATGCCCATCAGCATAACCGGCACCTTCGACGGCACCTTCGACGGCAGATCGTTCACCGGCAGCTCTCTAACGTTCGTTGGCACGGCGGAGGATGATGCTCCAGAAGATGTCTTCGACGAATTCCACTATCGCCTCGCGTCGTTGTCGGTGACGATGAACGGGACAGAGCATCGGGTGACGGAAGCCGCCATGTTCTTCTTCGCACCTCTGTCGCGACTGGCCGGCATCGTCGATCCGGATGCGACCAAGGGTCTCGTACGATTCGACTACAGCGCGGGAAACCGCTTTCATTCCGACGGGCAGACGCAGCCCTTCATGACGTCCGGCGGGTATCTGCTGCTGAGTGCAGGAACGAACATTGCCTTGACCGGGGCGTCGGTGGCGGCGGTACCGGAGCCGGGAAGTTGGGCGTTGATGATGCTGGGGTTCGCGACGATTTGCTTCGCGCAGAGGCGGCGAGGCCGTTCCTCCTCGACGGACAGGGCCATCGCGACTGCTCAGCTGCATCGTTCGACTACTCGGTGGGTGGCCTAG
- a CDS encoding TonB-dependent receptor, with protein sequence MKMRHRKLTVGASALILGMSAPVSSIAAPATLQAEIEPAKTRAEIAAERREARRAARAGARRKAAVARSGVATPEREGFATVAGGDIIVTGLRESVSKSIDKKRKARQIVDVITAEDAGKLPDNNVVEAMARVTGITVTRSGGRANGFNIRGLAGVQTTVNGVEGATAPLPFSEGRTLALESVPADLIKSVEVYKSRTADQIEGGIGGSVNIELRRPLDLKKGLTVAGSVRGTYAEQGKLWSPSISMLAGKRFDTGLGEFGVLLNGAYVKQRYAEAYNNSESPDLVGGPDSRIRASLPASQRATVVTPYRALYGTNDGEREQKSISGVLQWRANEKLNIVLEGSYFGEEYSDQFSSLYVRTREDYYVLSNIRSAPTGVLLGYDITNPALADGTRPNFGNIVAGFEGGENRGKSENYRTNLEAHFESEGVRIDGTAQYQWSNNDYHGIGHGGSYEGLSKVRVDFDSPKVLGNGPYFEFDVSPTNPDLARIQFLRDNLGHGDNQQFSTQFDVWKEIDSDGLLRAAKFGGRYARNTAFFRDSYRFAGYFDPALSLPTSAIPGVQTTSVTPNLPGGSPLSWVQLNNRQLYDNWGQVVPFIAGSKYQFLDGPGRDQGAAVLFGSPEPSAANAIYTSNSEENTFASYATLDYAVKAFFPIDGNIGLRYVNTWGEINGASIRLGTPILDPVTRLPTGQFGPDSTDTTSVRVNYVDLLPSAFSNIHLTDKLQLRISYSHNVQRPSLFLLRNSRVINYRDPNDRLYAGNPNLKPTTTDDYNASLEWYPAAGSTISLAAFRKNQTGFIYETAQIEPVPELGNQNRIVVQPRNAGPGRTQGLEFQATGFFRFLPGFLRNLGATANATWIPTAEVSLPRQIESENATDPIQYELVRKRAPFTSRMSYNLIGYYETPAFSARLAYNWRSSYQTDVNAINETYIISSNPTQRLDGAINFTPVKYLTFSLEGQNILRNVDRSYYYLYPELPVGLRAMGRTITGSVRFRF encoded by the coding sequence ATGAAAATGCGACATCGTAAACTGACCGTTGGCGCCTCGGCCCTGATCCTTGGAATGAGCGCGCCGGTATCGTCGATTGCGGCACCAGCGACGCTACAGGCCGAGATTGAGCCGGCGAAGACCAGGGCCGAGATCGCGGCCGAACGACGAGAGGCGCGTCGCGCCGCGCGTGCAGGCGCGCGCCGGAAGGCGGCCGTGGCACGGTCCGGCGTCGCGACTCCCGAACGTGAAGGATTTGCAACGGTCGCCGGCGGCGACATTATCGTGACCGGCCTCCGCGAGAGCGTCAGCAAGTCCATCGACAAGAAGCGCAAAGCACGACAGATCGTCGATGTCATCACCGCCGAGGATGCCGGCAAGCTGCCCGACAACAACGTGGTCGAGGCGATGGCGCGCGTTACGGGCATTACCGTTACCCGCAGCGGCGGCCGCGCAAACGGCTTCAACATCCGCGGCTTGGCTGGTGTGCAGACCACGGTTAACGGCGTTGAAGGCGCAACTGCGCCGCTGCCGTTCTCCGAGGGACGCACGCTCGCGCTGGAAAGCGTACCAGCGGATCTCATTAAGTCAGTCGAAGTGTATAAGTCGAGGACGGCAGATCAGATCGAGGGCGGCATCGGTGGCTCGGTGAACATCGAACTGCGCCGACCATTGGACCTGAAGAAAGGTCTGACGGTCGCAGGCAGCGTCCGAGGCACCTATGCCGAGCAGGGCAAACTCTGGAGCCCGTCGATCAGCATGCTTGCGGGAAAGCGCTTTGACACCGGCTTAGGTGAGTTCGGAGTCCTGCTTAACGGCGCCTACGTCAAGCAGCGCTATGCCGAGGCATACAACAACAGCGAGTCTCCCGATTTGGTCGGCGGGCCGGATTCTCGCATCCGCGCCAGTTTGCCGGCTTCTCAACGCGCAACCGTCGTCACCCCGTACCGGGCGCTCTACGGCACGAATGACGGTGAACGTGAGCAGAAATCGATCAGTGGCGTGCTGCAATGGCGAGCCAACGAAAAGCTCAACATTGTATTGGAAGGCTCCTACTTTGGAGAAGAGTACTCCGATCAGTTCAGCTCACTCTATGTCCGGACACGAGAAGACTACTACGTCCTCAGCAACATTCGCAGCGCGCCAACCGGTGTTTTGCTCGGCTACGACATCACCAACCCCGCACTGGCAGATGGTACGCGTCCAAATTTCGGGAACATCGTCGCAGGCTTTGAAGGCGGAGAGAACCGAGGCAAGTCAGAAAACTACCGCACGAACCTAGAGGCGCACTTTGAAAGTGAAGGTGTCCGCATCGACGGAACGGCACAGTACCAGTGGAGCAACAACGATTACCACGGAATAGGTCACGGTGGCAGCTACGAGGGGCTTTCCAAGGTCCGAGTCGACTTTGACTCGCCGAAGGTGCTCGGCAATGGTCCCTACTTCGAGTTCGACGTCAGCCCAACCAACCCGGATCTCGCTCGCATCCAGTTCCTACGGGACAATCTCGGTCACGGCGACAATCAGCAGTTCTCCACGCAGTTTGACGTCTGGAAGGAGATCGACAGTGATGGGCTCCTACGTGCCGCAAAGTTCGGCGGCCGTTATGCGCGCAATACCGCCTTCTTTCGGGACAGCTATCGCTTCGCAGGCTATTTCGATCCGGCGTTGTCGCTTCCTACATCCGCGATACCGGGTGTTCAAACGACATCGGTGACCCCCAATCTACCAGGCGGCTCTCCGCTAAGTTGGGTTCAGCTCAACAATCGTCAACTCTACGATAACTGGGGCCAAGTGGTGCCGTTCATCGCCGGAAGCAAGTATCAATTCCTTGATGGGCCAGGCAGGGATCAAGGAGCAGCCGTTTTGTTCGGCAGCCCCGAACCATCGGCAGCCAACGCGATCTACACGAGCAACTCCGAAGAAAATACCTTCGCTTCTTATGCAACGCTCGATTATGCCGTGAAGGCATTCTTCCCGATCGATGGGAACATCGGCTTACGATATGTCAACACCTGGGGAGAAATCAACGGCGCGAGCATACGTCTCGGCACGCCGATCCTCGATCCGGTCACCAGATTGCCGACCGGCCAATTTGGTCCGGACAGCACCGACACCACGTCGGTAAGGGTGAACTATGTCGACCTGCTGCCCAGCGCCTTCAGCAACATACACCTGACCGACAAACTACAACTGCGTATCAGCTACAGTCACAATGTTCAGCGCCCAAGCCTTTTCCTGCTACGTAATTCCCGTGTCATCAATTATCGTGATCCGAACGACCGGCTATACGCAGGTAACCCGAATCTAAAGCCCACGACCACCGACGATTACAACGCCTCGCTTGAGTGGTATCCTGCTGCCGGAAGCACTATTTCCCTCGCGGCTTTCCGCAAGAACCAAACGGGGTTCATCTACGAGACTGCGCAGATCGAGCCGGTTCCCGAACTTGGAAATCAGAATCGCATCGTCGTTCAGCCCAGGAACGCCGGTCCTGGGCGTACGCAAGGTCTCGAGTTCCAAGCCACTGGCTTCTTCCGTTTCCTTCCCGGCTTTCTCCGGAACCTCGGCGCGACGGCAAACGCAACATGGATCCCAACGGCGGAAGTTTCCCTGCCACGCCAGATAGAGAGTGAGAACGCGACCGATCCGATCCAATACGAACTTGTTCGCAAACGTGCACCCTTTACGTCGAGAATGTCCTACAATCTCATTGGATATTACGAGACCCCCGCATTCAGTGCCCGCCTCGCTTACAATTGGCGCTCCAGCTATCAAACGGACGTGAACGCGATAAACGAGACCTACATCATTTCGTCGAACCCAACGCAACGTCTCGATGGGGCGATAAACTTCACTCCCGTGAAGTACCTCACGTTTAGTTTGGAAGGGCAGAACATTCTACGGAACGTCGATAGAAGCTACTATTATTTGTACCCAGAACTTCCAGTCGGTTTGCGAGCCATGGGTAGAACCATTACAGGAAGTGTTCGCTTCCGCTTCTGA
- a CDS encoding IS3 family transposase (programmed frameshift), with protein sequence MKKSRFSEEQIIAVLREQEGGMKTVDVCRKHGISSATLYAWKAKYGGMDVSQARKLKVLEDENARLKRLLADAMLDNAVLKEAGSKKLVKPAARRRAVEEARQRFGISERRACSIFGVDRTSVRYAPRRSDDGDLRSRLREIAAERRRFGYRRLGIMLAREGLVMNHKKLLRLYREENLRVRRRRGRKRAMGTRAPMALPQGPNQRWSLDFVSDTLISGRRIRILAVVDDFTRECLALVADTSLSGARVARELDAIIATRGRPPLMIVSDNGTELTSLAILRWTQERPVEWHYIAPGKPQQNGYVESFNGRLRDECLNETLFVSLGHARSVLRLWRDDYNHVRPHSGVGGLTPADAAKRVVQHRPDGHHDNPGLQL encoded by the exons GTGAAGAAGAGCAGGTTCAGCGAGGAGCAGATCATCGCGGTGCTGCGCGAGCAGGAAGGCGGGATGAAGACCGTCGACGTGTGCCGCAAACACGGGATCAGCAGCGCCACGTTGTACGCCTGGAAGGCGAAATACGGCGGCATGGACGTGTCTCAGGCGCGCAAGCTGAAGGTGCTGGAGGACGAGAACGCGCGGCTGAAGCGGCTGCTGGCGGACGCGATGCTCGACAACGCCGTGCTCAAGGAGGCGG GCAGCAAAAAACTGGTAAAGCCTGCCGCTCGCCGGAGAGCTGTCGAGGAGGCTCGGCAGCGCTTCGGCATCAGCGAGCGTCGGGCATGCTCCATCTTCGGCGTAGATCGAACGTCGGTGCGCTACGCGCCCCGGCGTAGTGATGATGGCGACCTACGGTCGCGGCTGCGCGAGATCGCGGCGGAGCGCCGCCGCTTCGGCTATCGGCGGCTGGGTATCATGCTGGCTCGCGAGGGGCTGGTCATGAACCACAAGAAGCTGCTGCGGCTGTACCGCGAGGAGAACCTTCGGGTCAGGCGCCGGCGTGGTCGAAAGCGAGCCATGGGCACCCGAGCGCCTATGGCGCTGCCACAGGGACCGAACCAGCGATGGAGCCTCGACTTCGTCAGCGACACGCTGATCAGTGGCCGACGTATCCGCATCCTGGCGGTGGTCGACGACTTTACGCGCGAGTGCCTGGCGCTGGTGGCGGACACCTCGCTGTCAGGCGCGCGTGTCGCTCGCGAGCTAGACGCCATCATCGCTACCAGGGGAAGACCACCGCTGATGATCGTCAGCGACAATGGCACCGAGCTGACCAGTCTCGCGATCCTGAGATGGACGCAGGAGCGGCCTGTCGAGTGGCACTACATCGCGCCCGGCAAGCCGCAGCAGAACGGCTATGTCGAGAGCTTCAACGGCCGCCTGCGCGACGAATGCCTCAACGAGACGCTGTTCGTATCGCTGGGCCACGCCCGCTCGGTGCTGCGGCTCTGGCGCGACGATTACAACCATGTGCGCCCGCATAGTGGTGTTGGCGGCCTGACGCCCGCCGATGCTGCCAAGCGGGTTGTGCAACACCGCCCCGACGGGCACCATGACAACCCCGGACTCCAGTTATGA